The Streptomyces seoulensis genome contains a region encoding:
- a CDS encoding TIGR03767 family metallophosphoesterase — translation MSRSRSADAPEQGLHRRSVLTAAGAVTLAASVGYALRPVESSAATRTTAPPAPAPAARTSAPAPLAPYTRGTTLATVATPRGSATYRRLGEGPGWPRVVREELAAPRAGRSARRTTLAAFVQLTDLHLTDVQHPRRMEFLRAATPRGWRPQEALTVPGAVSLVERINSLRGGPVTGSPLQFAMTTGDNTDNNSRLELDWFLTLMSGGRITPDSGDPGHYEGVQNSGLPLYWQPGSAVRDQDKALGFPRLPDFLAAAVREVRSPGLDMPWYSTVGNHDALPGGGFASRHDPYLTEVSVGGRKLMDATPAEAQALKRAYEAGQDLRGTQYRDFLKAHARAMRQVTPDERRAPFTPAEYVRAHLDPAHRGHGPRGHGYAAHNVASGTLYYAFRISDDVIGISLDTIDPGGHYQGSVGTAQLRWLERTLKKHADSHAIVFSHHTGESMTNTRPDPARPDERRHDGAALVSVLSAHRNVLAWVNGHVHKNIVTPHRSSSGGAFWEISTASHLDHPQLARVIELVDNADGTLSLFTTLVESAAPYRTDPTDLSPAGLAALYRELALNAPDALTTLAGRPADRNTELLLRKR, via the coding sequence ATGTCGCGCTCACGCTCTGCCGACGCCCCCGAACAGGGGCTCCACCGCCGATCCGTCCTCACCGCCGCCGGAGCCGTCACACTCGCCGCGAGCGTCGGCTACGCCCTGCGTCCCGTGGAGAGCAGCGCCGCCACCCGGACCACCGCCCCGCCCGCCCCGGCGCCGGCCGCCCGTACGAGCGCCCCGGCCCCGCTCGCCCCGTACACCCGTGGCACCACCCTCGCCACCGTGGCCACACCGCGCGGCTCCGCCACCTACCGCAGACTCGGCGAGGGGCCCGGCTGGCCGCGCGTCGTCCGCGAGGAGCTGGCCGCACCCCGTGCCGGACGGTCCGCGCGGCGCACCACGCTCGCCGCGTTCGTGCAGCTCACCGACCTGCACCTGACCGATGTGCAGCACCCGCGGCGGATGGAGTTCCTCCGCGCCGCCACCCCACGCGGCTGGCGCCCGCAGGAAGCGCTCACCGTGCCCGGCGCCGTCTCGCTGGTCGAGCGGATCAACTCCCTGCGCGGCGGGCCGGTCACCGGCAGCCCGCTCCAGTTCGCCATGACCACCGGGGACAACACCGACAACAACTCCCGGCTGGAACTGGACTGGTTCCTGACGCTGATGAGCGGCGGCCGCATCACCCCGGACTCGGGCGACCCCGGACACTACGAGGGCGTCCAGAACAGCGGCCTGCCGCTCTACTGGCAGCCCGGCTCCGCCGTCCGCGACCAGGACAAGGCGCTCGGCTTCCCCCGCCTGCCCGACTTCCTCGCCGCCGCCGTCCGTGAGGTGCGCAGCCCCGGCCTCGACATGCCCTGGTACTCCACCGTCGGCAACCACGACGCCCTGCCCGGCGGAGGATTCGCCTCCCGGCACGACCCCTACCTCACGGAGGTGTCCGTCGGCGGACGCAAGCTGATGGACGCCACCCCGGCCGAGGCCCAGGCGCTCAAACGGGCCTACGAGGCCGGCCAGGACCTGCGGGGCACGCAGTACCGCGACTTCCTGAAGGCCCACGCCCGCGCGATGCGCCAGGTCACTCCGGACGAGCGGCGCGCCCCCTTCACCCCGGCCGAGTACGTGCGCGCCCACCTCGACCCCGCCCACCGGGGCCACGGTCCGCGGGGCCACGGTTACGCCGCGCACAACGTCGCTTCGGGCACCCTCTACTACGCCTTCCGGATCTCCGACGACGTGATCGGCATCAGCCTCGACACCATCGACCCCGGCGGCCACTACCAGGGCTCCGTCGGCACCGCCCAGCTCCGGTGGCTGGAGCGCACCCTGAAGAAGCACGCCGACTCCCACGCGATCGTGTTCAGCCACCACACCGGCGAGTCGATGACCAACACCCGCCCCGACCCCGCCCGGCCCGACGAGCGGCGCCACGACGGGGCCGCGCTGGTCTCCGTGCTGAGCGCCCACCGCAATGTGCTGGCCTGGGTGAACGGCCATGTCCACAAGAACATCGTCACCCCGCACCGATCGTCCTCCGGCGGCGCCTTCTGGGAGATCTCCACCGCCTCGCACCTCGACCACCCCCAACTCGCCCGTGTCATCGAGCTGGTGGACAACGCCGACGGCACCCTGTCCCTCTTCACCACCCTGGTGGAGTCCGCGGCCCCCTACCGCACCGACCCCACCGACCTCTCCCCGGCCGGCCTGGCCGCGCTCTACCGCGAGCTGGCCCTCAACGCCCCCGACGCCCTCACGACACTCGCCGGGCGCCCGGCCGACCGCAACACGGAGCTGCTGCTGAGGAAGCGCTGA
- a CDS encoding NUDIX hydrolase, whose protein sequence is MRRKLRVAAYAVCVRDGQLLLARSPAPGGGHEWVLPGGGAEFGEDPYDAVRREVAEETGYRAEVTDLLGVHTGRVVLPGRFPGRAVDHHGIRILYAARITGGELRYEVGGSTDLAAWHDLAAVTDLTRVSLVDTALRLWRERPPTGRLDAPSGETEAALPRPVNEE, encoded by the coding sequence ATGCGACGTAAGTTGAGGGTGGCGGCCTACGCCGTGTGTGTCCGGGACGGACAGCTCCTGCTCGCCCGTTCGCCCGCACCGGGAGGCGGCCACGAGTGGGTGCTGCCGGGCGGCGGCGCCGAGTTCGGCGAGGACCCGTACGACGCCGTGCGCCGCGAGGTCGCCGAGGAGACCGGGTACCGGGCCGAGGTGACCGACCTGCTCGGCGTGCACACCGGCCGGGTGGTGCTGCCCGGCCGCTTCCCCGGCCGCGCCGTCGACCACCACGGCATACGCATCCTCTACGCCGCGCGCATCACCGGCGGTGAACTCCGTTACGAGGTGGGCGGCTCCACCGACCTCGCCGCCTGGCACGACCTGGCCGCCGTGACGGACCTGACCCGGGTGTCACTGGTCGACACCGCCCTGCGCCTGTGGCGCGAACGCCCGCCCACCGGCCGGCTCGACGCCCCCTCCGGCGAGACGGAGGCGGCCCTTCCCCGGCCGGTGAACGAGGAGTGA
- the pepN gene encoding aminopeptidase N: protein MPGENLSRDEARERAALLSVDGYDVALDLRSAVGEAGDEPRTFRSVTTIRFRCAEPGATSFADLIAPSVTSVSLNGRDLDPSEVFDGTRIALTDLAADNELIVDARCAYSRTGEGLHRFVDPEDGEVYLYTQYEPADSRRVFAGFEQPDLKAPYRFEVRAPEGWTVWSNGAGELVDGVWRFAQTKPISTYITCVVAGPYHYVTDSYERVLEDGSKLEIPLGAMCRKGLAPYFDADDVFLITKQGLDFFHEHFDYPYPFGKYDQAFVPEYNLGAMENPGLVTFREEFVFRGKVTQASYEARANVILHEMAHMWFGDLVTMVWWDDLWLKESFADFMGTFGNVGATRFKDAWTTFANRRKAWAYRADQLPSTHPITADIRDLQDAKLNFDGITYAKGASVLKQLVAYVGQDAFLEGARRYFQRHAYGNTRLEDLLSVLAETSGRDMSAWARSWLQTAGVNSLTPQVLVNPDGSVDELAVLQEAPESHPELRPHRVKVGLYRRTGDGTLERYQSTEADVEGPRTVLPELVGAEVPDLVLVNDDDLTYCKIRFDETSLATLREHLGELTDPLARALCWSALWNLTRDGLLPAREFVALVLRFAGRESDIGVLQMLHAWADTALERYAAPEWRATGAELLARGALEELRAAEPGSEQQLAWARFFAAVASGAADLALLKDLLDGTETVEGLTVDQELRWAFLEPLAAHGVAGEEVLAAELARDDTASGKRHQVRCLAARPSAAVKAQAWAQVVESDTLSNALVEATIAGFGLPGQRELTAPYAEKYFAAIERVWRERSIQIAMHIVSGLFPAHQDRPGTLAATDAWLAEHADAAPALRRLVLEARDDLARALRAQECDAGR, encoded by the coding sequence GTGCCCGGTGAGAATCTGTCCCGCGACGAGGCCCGCGAGCGGGCCGCCCTGCTGTCGGTCGACGGGTACGACGTGGCGCTGGACCTGCGCTCCGCCGTGGGCGAGGCCGGCGACGAGCCGCGCACCTTCCGCTCGGTCACCACGATCCGCTTCCGCTGCGCCGAGCCGGGCGCGACGAGCTTCGCCGACCTGATCGCGCCGAGCGTGACCTCGGTGTCCCTGAACGGCCGCGACCTCGACCCCAGCGAGGTGTTCGACGGCACCCGGATCGCGCTCACGGACCTGGCCGCCGACAACGAGCTGATCGTGGACGCCCGGTGCGCCTACTCCCGCACCGGCGAGGGCCTGCACCGCTTCGTCGACCCGGAGGACGGCGAGGTCTACCTCTACACCCAGTACGAACCGGCCGACTCCCGGCGGGTGTTCGCGGGCTTCGAGCAGCCCGACCTGAAGGCGCCCTACCGCTTCGAGGTCCGCGCCCCCGAGGGCTGGACGGTGTGGAGCAACGGCGCTGGTGAACTCGTGGACGGTGTCTGGCGGTTCGCGCAGACCAAGCCGATCTCGACGTACATCACATGCGTGGTCGCGGGCCCCTACCACTACGTCACCGACTCCTACGAGCGGGTGCTGGAGGACGGGAGCAAGCTGGAGATCCCGCTCGGCGCGATGTGCCGCAAGGGTCTGGCGCCCTACTTCGACGCCGACGACGTCTTCCTGATCACCAAGCAGGGCCTGGACTTCTTCCACGAGCACTTCGACTACCCGTACCCCTTCGGCAAGTACGACCAGGCGTTCGTGCCCGAGTACAACCTCGGCGCGATGGAGAACCCCGGACTGGTCACCTTCCGGGAGGAGTTCGTCTTCCGGGGCAAGGTAACGCAGGCGTCGTACGAGGCGCGGGCCAATGTGATCCTGCACGAGATGGCGCACATGTGGTTCGGCGACCTGGTCACCATGGTCTGGTGGGACGACCTGTGGCTGAAGGAGTCCTTCGCGGACTTCATGGGCACCTTCGGCAACGTGGGCGCGACCCGCTTCAAGGACGCCTGGACCACGTTCGCCAACCGCCGCAAGGCCTGGGCCTACCGCGCGGACCAGCTCCCCTCCACGCACCCCATCACCGCCGACATCCGCGACCTCCAGGACGCCAAGCTCAACTTCGACGGCATCACCTACGCCAAGGGCGCCTCCGTCCTGAAGCAACTGGTGGCCTACGTCGGCCAGGACGCCTTCCTGGAGGGCGCCCGGCGTTACTTCCAGCGGCACGCCTACGGCAACACCCGGCTGGAGGACCTGCTGTCGGTGCTGGCGGAGACCAGCGGCCGGGACATGAGCGCCTGGGCCCGCTCGTGGCTCCAGACGGCGGGCGTCAACTCCCTCACCCCGCAGGTGCTGGTGAACCCCGACGGGAGCGTCGACGAGCTGGCCGTGCTCCAGGAGGCCCCCGAGTCGCACCCCGAGCTGCGCCCGCACCGGGTGAAGGTGGGCCTGTACCGGCGCACCGGGGACGGCACGCTGGAGCGCTACCAGAGCACGGAGGCGGACGTCGAGGGCCCGCGCACGGTGCTGCCGGAGCTGGTCGGCGCCGAGGTCCCGGACCTGGTGCTGGTCAACGACGACGACCTCACCTACTGCAAGATCCGCTTCGACGAGACCTCGCTCGCCACCCTCCGCGAGCACCTCGGTGAGCTGACCGACCCGCTCGCGCGCGCCCTGTGCTGGTCGGCGCTGTGGAACCTGACGCGGGACGGTCTGCTGCCCGCGCGGGAGTTCGTGGCGCTGGTGCTGCGGTTCGCGGGCCGGGAGTCCGACATCGGCGTGCTCCAGATGCTCCACGCCTGGGCCGACACCGCGCTGGAGCGGTACGCGGCCCCCGAGTGGCGGGCCACCGGCGCCGAGCTGCTGGCGCGGGGCGCGCTGGAGGAGCTGCGGGCGGCCGAGCCGGGCAGCGAGCAGCAGTTGGCCTGGGCGCGCTTCTTCGCCGCGGTCGCCTCCGGCGCGGCCGACCTGGCCCTGCTGAAGGACCTGCTGGACGGCACCGAGACCGTCGAGGGGCTGACCGTGGACCAGGAGCTGCGCTGGGCGTTCCTGGAGCCGCTCGCCGCGCACGGGGTGGCCGGTGAGGAGGTGCTCGCGGCCGAACTGGCCCGCGACGACACCGCCTCCGGCAAGCGCCACCAGGTGCGCTGCCTGGCCGCGCGGCCCTCGGCGGCCGTCAAGGCGCAGGCGTGGGCCCAGGTGGTGGAGTCCGACACGCTGTCCAACGCCCTGGTGGAGGCGACCATCGCGGGATTCGGCCTGCCGGGTCAGCGGGAGCTGACGGCGCCGTACGCGGAGAAGTACTTCGCGGCGATCGAGCGGGTGTGGCGGGAGCGGTCGATCCAGATCGCCATGCACATCGTCAGCGGACTGTTCCCGGCCCACCAGGACCGGCCCGGAACGCTGGCGGCGACGGACGCGTGGCTGGCGGAGCACGCGGACGCGGCCCCGGCGCTGCGCCGCCTGGTGCTGGAGGCACGGGACGACCTGGCGCGGGCACTGCGCGCACAGGAGTGCGACGCGGGCCGGTGA
- a CDS encoding oxygenase MpaB family protein has protein sequence MSRLDEHGELFDDPRWALALIRATVLEAAHPQIGAALVDHSSFVTHPWRRLRNTFLSTQRMFGPDDEVRRRESARLNRLHARMNGTDAQNRSYSAMDPDARAWVVATMFESAVTMHRLSGQVLEQAAMERLYAGFQAFHTALGDDAGFLPPTLHEFWPYYDRVVEEELENTEAMRIILYKLFDHLPAPPLLAGLPTLWGTGRAIAGPVIGAITVASLPESFRRRAGLPETPGAQTLMNGTYLAAGLARFLPGGWVHAQGVADLLSLSPDSDDPRMRTVTALREQMKRAGALFRLITPVPAEPVPEQAAPAGGAGTRRSAEEFFEEVLDQTGDGFLDWPDLAAMAREMSTRLDLDEPEETRLYNAYADWWRELQTALDTDGDGRVSAEEYAAAAPALAGPALIRVAEVLFDVTDKDGNQRIDAAEYRALFRTAFRRDTADAAGEYTRSAFMKDFLTFMSGRRRSTPYDPLLTEA, from the coding sequence ATGAGCCGGCTGGACGAGCACGGCGAACTCTTCGACGACCCGCGCTGGGCGCTGGCGCTCATCCGCGCGACCGTACTGGAGGCCGCCCACCCGCAGATCGGGGCTGCTCTCGTCGACCACTCGTCGTTCGTGACCCACCCCTGGCGGCGGCTGCGCAACACCTTCCTGAGCACGCAGCGCATGTTCGGCCCCGACGACGAGGTGCGACGCCGCGAGTCGGCGCGGCTCAACCGCCTGCACGCGCGGATGAACGGCACCGACGCGCAGAACCGGTCGTACAGCGCGATGGACCCCGACGCGCGCGCCTGGGTCGTGGCGACCATGTTCGAAAGCGCCGTCACCATGCACCGGCTGAGCGGACAAGTCCTCGAACAGGCCGCCATGGAACGGCTGTACGCCGGATTCCAGGCGTTCCACACCGCCCTGGGCGACGACGCCGGATTCCTGCCGCCGACCCTCCACGAGTTCTGGCCGTACTACGACCGCGTGGTCGAGGAGGAGCTGGAGAACACGGAGGCCATGCGCATCATCCTCTACAAGCTCTTCGACCATCTCCCGGCGCCGCCGCTGCTCGCCGGCCTGCCCACCCTGTGGGGGACCGGCCGGGCCATCGCCGGACCGGTCATCGGTGCGATCACCGTCGCCTCCCTGCCGGAGTCCTTCCGCCGCCGGGCCGGGCTGCCCGAGACACCCGGCGCGCAGACCCTGATGAACGGCACGTACCTCGCCGCCGGGCTGGCCCGCTTCCTCCCCGGGGGCTGGGTCCACGCCCAGGGCGTCGCCGACCTGCTGTCGCTCTCCCCCGACAGCGACGACCCGCGTATGCGGACGGTCACCGCGCTGCGTGAGCAGATGAAACGCGCGGGCGCGCTGTTCCGGCTCATCACGCCCGTCCCCGCGGAGCCCGTCCCGGAACAGGCCGCCCCTGCCGGAGGGGCCGGGACGCGGCGCAGCGCCGAGGAGTTCTTCGAAGAGGTCCTGGACCAGACCGGTGACGGCTTCCTCGACTGGCCGGACCTCGCCGCCATGGCCCGCGAGATGTCCACCCGCCTCGACCTGGACGAGCCGGAGGAGACCAGGCTCTACAACGCCTACGCCGACTGGTGGCGGGAACTCCAGACAGCCCTCGACACCGACGGCGACGGCCGGGTCAGCGCGGAGGAGTACGCCGCCGCGGCTCCCGCCCTGGCCGGGCCCGCACTGATCAGGGTCGCCGAGGTCCTCTTCGACGTCACCGACAAGGACGGGAACCAGCGCATCGACGCGGCCGAGTACCGGGCCCTGTTCCGGACCGCGTTCCGCCGCGACACCGCCGACGCCGCCGGCGAGTACACGCGCAGCGCCTTCATGAAGGACTTCCTCACCTTCATGTCCGGACGGCGGCGGTCCACCCCCTACGACCCCCTGCTCACCGAGGCGTGA
- a CDS encoding aspartate-semialdehyde dehydrogenase produces the protein MRVGIVGATGQVGTVMRKILKERDFPVTELRLFASARSAGSVLDGVTVEDAATADYSGLDIVLFSAGGATSKALAEKVAAQGPVVIDNSSAWRRDPEVPLVVSEVNPHAIADRPKGIIANPNCTTMAAMPVLKPLHEEAGLEALVVATYQAVSGSGLAGVAELHGQAQKVIADADKLTHDGDAVDFPEPGVYKRPIAFNVLPLAGSIVDDGLGETDEEQKLRNESRKILEIPALKVSGTCVRVPVFSGHSLQVNARFARPISVERATELLAQAPGVALSEIPTPLQAAGQDPSYVGRIRADETVDNGLALFISNDNLRKGAALNAVQIAELVAAELKG, from the coding sequence GTGAGGGTCGGAATCGTCGGAGCCACCGGTCAGGTCGGCACGGTCATGCGCAAGATCCTCAAGGAGCGGGACTTCCCGGTCACCGAGCTGCGCCTCTTCGCCTCCGCCCGCTCGGCCGGGTCCGTGCTGGACGGGGTGACGGTGGAGGACGCGGCGACCGCCGACTACTCCGGCCTCGACATCGTGCTCTTCTCGGCGGGCGGCGCCACCTCCAAGGCACTGGCGGAGAAGGTCGCCGCCCAGGGCCCCGTCGTCATCGACAACTCCTCGGCCTGGCGCCGGGACCCCGAGGTGCCGCTCGTGGTGTCCGAGGTGAACCCGCACGCGATCGCGGACCGCCCCAAGGGGATCATCGCCAACCCGAACTGCACCACGATGGCCGCGATGCCGGTCCTCAAGCCGCTGCACGAGGAGGCCGGTCTCGAAGCGCTGGTCGTCGCCACCTACCAGGCCGTCTCCGGCTCGGGTCTCGCGGGCGTGGCCGAGCTGCACGGGCAGGCGCAGAAGGTCATCGCCGACGCCGACAAGCTGACCCACGACGGCGACGCGGTCGACTTCCCCGAGCCGGGTGTCTACAAGCGCCCGATCGCCTTCAACGTGCTCCCGCTGGCCGGCTCCATCGTGGACGACGGCCTGGGCGAGACCGACGAGGAGCAGAAGCTCCGCAACGAGTCCCGCAAGATCCTGGAGATCCCCGCACTGAAGGTCTCCGGCACCTGCGTGCGTGTCCCGGTCTTCTCCGGACACTCCCTCCAGGTCAACGCCCGCTTCGCCCGCCCGATCTCCGTCGAGCGCGCCACCGAGCTGCTGGCGCAGGCGCCGGGTGTCGCGCTGTCAGAGATCCCGACCCCGCTCCAGGCGGCCGGCCAGGACCCCTCGTACGTGGGCCGCATCCGCGCCGACGAGACGGTGGACAACGGCCTGGCCCTGTTCATCTCCAACGACAACCTCCGCAAGGGCGCCGCGCTGAACGCGGTGCAGATCGCGGAGCTGGTGGCGGCCGAGCTGAAGGGCTGA
- a CDS encoding S8 family serine peptidase: MTHSPDRDPIPGPRRLARLTLAVGVVAALCAAGPVPLALAADSPPAQAADPGTKSAPRKLGPDDADRLAEAKADGAKSVTMMIATAPGSTEQVASQLDAAGTVGRTFDKVGYIRATVPTAKADSVIAAAAKLSSVHAIDLRQEIPLDDPAPGADTAKDARNSRTAATYPAPGSNTPAKNPYNPSFETGAVDFVKNNPKADGRGVTIGILDSGVDLGHPALQKTTTGERKIVDWVTATDPVSDGDGTWRRMTAAVSGPSFSVGSGASAETFKAPASAYKFNYLYESATTGGDMQGDLNRDGDTTDAWGVLYDPATGTVRVDTDDDLDFGDDAPMKAYKDGYQVGYFGTDDPKTDVVERIPFVVEVRKDVVYNSSGAKADYVNIGVIESEHGTHVAGITAANGLFGGKMNGAAPGARIVSSRACTWSGGCTNVALTEGMIDLVANRGVDIVNMSIGGLPALNDGNNARAELYTRLIDTYGVQLVISAGNSGPGANTIGDPGLADKVISVGAAISKETWASNYGSAVDTKYAMMPFSSRGPREDGGFTPTITAPGAAINTTQTWLPGAPVAEAGYTLPAGYSMLQGTSMASPQAAGASALLLSAAKQKDVDLTPAVLRTALTSTAHHISGAQAYEEGSGLIDVVDAWNAIRLGASAREYTVKAPVDTAIDYALKTPGFGTGLYDREGGLKSGQRKTYEVTVTRTTGADRAVWHLLSFANDPEHTFRVVGSHLVKLPLNQPVTVKVEAAPKAAGLKSAILRVDDPLTVGVDKQILSTVVVASPVDYTRSFSGSVQRNSTRSYFLTVPEGAKSLEVAIGGLKTGSQTRFIAIHPYGTPVDNTSTPYCYNNYLDGNGCKPDVRSYADPQAGVWEVEVESRRTSPLLDNPYKLDVSVLGAVFDPETVTVPEAKVGVPATASWKVTNKYAALDGKLVGGPLGSAKAARPAIKEGETATTTVEVPAGAKSLDVAIGKVSDPAADLDLTVYDASGKQVGLSADGDSEEAVSIPSPAAGTYTVEVVGYSVPAGSTDYDYRDVFFSDTLGAVTVDGSAPVKLATGASATVSGKVTAAAEAPAGREFFGRVQLVNARGTVAGTASVQIGKVTP; this comes from the coding sequence ATGACCCACTCCCCCGACCGTGATCCGATACCTGGCCCGAGACGCCTGGCGCGCCTGACGCTGGCCGTCGGCGTGGTGGCCGCCCTCTGTGCGGCCGGACCCGTGCCGCTGGCCCTCGCCGCCGACTCGCCGCCCGCCCAGGCCGCCGACCCCGGCACCAAGTCCGCGCCCCGCAAGCTCGGCCCGGACGACGCCGACCGGCTCGCCGAGGCCAAGGCGGACGGCGCCAAGAGCGTCACGATGATGATCGCCACCGCGCCGGGCTCCACCGAGCAGGTCGCCTCGCAGCTCGACGCGGCCGGCACCGTGGGCCGCACCTTCGACAAGGTCGGCTACATTCGCGCCACCGTCCCGACCGCCAAGGCGGACTCGGTCATCGCCGCCGCGGCCAAGCTGTCCTCGGTGCACGCGATCGACCTGCGCCAGGAGATCCCGCTGGACGACCCGGCGCCGGGCGCGGACACCGCGAAGGACGCCAGGAACAGCCGTACCGCGGCGACTTACCCGGCGCCCGGCAGCAACACCCCGGCGAAGAACCCGTACAACCCGTCCTTCGAGACCGGTGCCGTCGACTTCGTGAAGAACAACCCGAAGGCGGACGGGCGCGGGGTCACCATCGGCATCCTGGACTCCGGTGTCGACCTCGGCCACCCGGCGCTGCAGAAGACCACCACCGGTGAGCGCAAGATCGTGGACTGGGTCACCGCGACCGACCCGGTGAGCGACGGCGACGGCACCTGGCGGCGGATGACCGCCGCGGTCTCGGGCCCCTCCTTCTCCGTCGGCTCCGGCGCGAGCGCCGAGACCTTCAAGGCCCCGGCCAGCGCCTACAAGTTCAACTACCTGTACGAGTCCGCCACCACCGGCGGCGACATGCAGGGCGACCTCAACCGCGACGGTGACACCACCGACGCCTGGGGCGTGCTGTACGACCCGGCCACCGGCACGGTCCGCGTCGACACCGACGACGACCTGGACTTCGGCGACGACGCGCCGATGAAGGCGTACAAGGACGGCTACCAGGTCGGTTACTTCGGCACCGACGACCCGAAGACGGATGTGGTCGAGCGCATCCCCTTCGTGGTCGAGGTCCGCAAGGACGTCGTCTACAACTCCTCCGGCGCCAAGGCCGATTACGTCAACATCGGCGTGATCGAGTCCGAGCACGGCACCCATGTCGCGGGCATCACCGCCGCCAACGGGCTGTTCGGCGGCAAGATGAACGGTGCCGCCCCCGGCGCCAGGATCGTCTCCTCGCGCGCCTGCACCTGGTCCGGCGGCTGCACCAACGTCGCCCTCACCGAGGGCATGATCGACCTGGTGGCCAACCGGGGCGTGGACATCGTCAACATGTCCATCGGCGGTCTCCCCGCGCTGAACGACGGCAACAACGCCCGCGCCGAGCTGTACACCCGGCTCATCGACACCTACGGCGTGCAGCTCGTCATCTCGGCCGGCAACTCCGGCCCCGGCGCCAACACCATCGGCGACCCCGGCCTCGCCGACAAGGTGATCTCGGTCGGCGCGGCCATCTCCAAGGAGACCTGGGCGTCGAACTACGGCTCCGCCGTGGACACCAAGTACGCGATGATGCCGTTCTCCTCGCGCGGCCCGCGTGAGGACGGCGGCTTCACGCCGACCATCACCGCGCCCGGCGCCGCGATCAACACCACCCAGACCTGGCTGCCCGGTGCCCCGGTCGCCGAGGCGGGCTACACGCTGCCCGCCGGCTACTCGATGCTCCAGGGCACCTCGATGGCCTCCCCGCAGGCCGCGGGCGCGAGCGCGCTGCTGCTGAGCGCGGCGAAGCAGAAGGATGTCGACCTCACCCCGGCCGTGCTGCGCACCGCGCTCACCTCGACCGCGCACCACATCAGCGGCGCCCAGGCGTACGAGGAGGGCTCCGGCCTGATCGACGTCGTGGACGCCTGGAACGCGATCCGGCTCGGCGCCTCGGCGCGGGAGTACACGGTCAAGGCCCCGGTCGACACCGCGATCGACTACGCCCTGAAGACCCCCGGCTTCGGCACCGGCCTCTACGACCGTGAGGGCGGTCTGAAGTCCGGCCAGCGCAAGACGTACGAGGTCACGGTCACCCGCACCACCGGCGCGGACCGCGCGGTCTGGCACCTGCTGAGCTTCGCCAACGACCCGGAGCACACCTTCCGCGTCGTCGGCAGCCACCTGGTGAAGCTGCCGCTGAACCAGCCGGTCACCGTCAAGGTGGAGGCCGCGCCCAAGGCGGCCGGGCTCAAGAGCGCGATCCTCCGGGTGGACGACCCGCTCACCGTGGGCGTCGACAAGCAGATCCTCAGCACGGTCGTGGTGGCGAGCCCGGTGGACTACACCCGCTCCTTCTCCGGCTCGGTGCAGCGCAACAGCACCCGCTCGTACTTCCTGACCGTGCCCGAGGGCGCGAAGTCGCTGGAGGTCGCCATCGGCGGGCTGAAGACCGGCAGCCAGACCCGGTTCATCGCCATCCACCCCTACGGGACGCCGGTCGACAACACCAGCACCCCGTACTGCTACAACAACTACCTCGACGGCAACGGCTGCAAGCCCGACGTGCGCTCCTACGCCGACCCGCAGGCCGGTGTCTGGGAGGTCGAGGTCGAGTCCCGCCGTACCTCTCCCCTGCTGGACAACCCCTACAAGCTGGACGTCTCCGTGCTCGGCGCGGTCTTCGACCCGGAGACCGTGACCGTGCCCGAGGCCAAGGTGGGCGTCCCGGCCACCGCCTCCTGGAAGGTCACCAACAAGTACGCCGCGCTCGACGGCAAGCTGGTCGGCGGCCCGCTCGGCTCCGCGAAGGCCGCCCGCCCGGCGATCAAGGAGGGCGAGACCGCGACCACCACGGTCGAGGTCCCGGCCGGCGCCAAGTCCCTGGACGTGGCCATCGGCAAGGTCTCGGACCCGGCCGCCGACCTCGACCTCACGGTCTACGACGCCTCCGGCAAGCAGGTCGGCCTGTCCGCCGACGGCGACTCGGAGGAAGCGGTCTCCATCCCCTCCCCCGCCGCGGGCACCTACACGGTCGAGGTCGTGGGCTACTCGGTCCCGGCCGGTTCCACCGACTACGACTACCGGGACGTGTTCTTCTCCGACACGCTCGGCGCCGTCACGGTCGACGGCTCGGCCCCGGTGAAGCTCGCCACGGGCGCCTCGGCCACCGTGTCCGGCAAGGTCACGGCCGCCGCCGAGGCCCCGGCCGGCCGCGAGTTCTTCGGCCGCGTCCAGTTGGTGAACGCGCGCGGCACGGTCGCGGGCACCGCCAGTGTGCAGATCGGGAAGGTCACGCCGTGA